A genomic stretch from Gopherus evgoodei ecotype Sinaloan lineage chromosome 18, rGopEvg1_v1.p, whole genome shotgun sequence includes:
- the WNT4 gene encoding protein Wnt-4, whose translation MSPQYSLRSLLLVILAAFSANASNWLYLAKLSSVGSISEEETCEKLKGLIQRQVQMCKRNLEVMDSVRRGAQLAIEECQYQFRNRRWNCSTLDTLPVFGKVVTQGTREAAFVYAISSAGVAFAVTRACSSGELEKCGCDGTVHGVSPQGFQWSGCSDNIAYGVAFSQSFVDVRERSKGASSSRALMNLHNNEAGRKAILNNMRVECKCHGVSGSCEVKTCWKAMPPFRKVGNMLKEKFDGATEVEQRKIGSTKVLVPKNSQFKPHTDEDLVYLDSSPDFCDHDLKNGVLGTSGRQCNKTSKAIDGCELMCCGRGFHTDEVEVVERCSCKFHWCCFVKCKQCHRVVEMHTCR comes from the exons GTACCTGGCAAAGCTGTCCTCAGTGGGGAGTATTTCCGAGGAAGAGACCTGTGAGAAACTGAAAGGGTTAATCCAGCGCCAAGTGCAGATGTGCAAGAGGAACTTGGAGGTGATGGATTCGGTGCGTCGGGGAGCCCAGCTGGCCATTGAGGAGTGCCAGTACCAATTCCGGAACCGTCGCTGGAACTGCTCCACGCTGGACACCCTGCCGGTCTTTGGCAAGGTAGTGACACAAG GGACACGGGAAGCAGCCTTTGTGTATGCCATCTCCTCAGCGGGGGTGGCCTTTGCAGTGACTCGAGCCTGCAGCAGTGGAGAGCTGGAGAAGTGTGGCTGTGATGGGACTGTGCATGGTGTCAGTCCTCAGG GCTTCCAGTGGTCTGGCTGTTCTGATAACATCGCCTACGGAGTGGCCTTCTCACAGTCTTTCGTTGATGTCCGGGAGAGAAGCAAAGGCGCCTCCTCCAGCAGGGCGCTCATGAACCTCCATAATAATGAGGCTGGAAGGAAG GCTATCCTGAACAACATGCGAGTAGAGTGCAAATGCCACGGTGTGTCAGGCTCATGCGAGGTGAAGACCTGTTGGAAAGCAATGCCTCCCTTCCGCAAAGTGGGCAACATGTTAAAGGAGAAATTTGATGGGGCCACAGAAGTTGAGCAGAGAAAGATCGGCTCCACCAAAGTCCTGGTGCCAAAAAACTCCCAGTTCAAACCACACACGGATGAGGACCTGGTCTACCTGGACTCTAGCCCTGACTTCTGTGATCATGACCTAAAGAATGGGGTCCTGGGGACCAGTGGCCGTCAATGCAACAAGACTTCCAAAGCTATTGATGGCTGTGAGCTTATGTGCTGTGGGCGGGGCTTTCACACAGACGAAGTGGAGGTGGTGGAAAGGTGCAGTTGCAAGTTCCACTGGTGCTGCTTTGTCAAATGTAAACAGTGCCACCGAGTGGTAGAAATGCATACGTGCCGGTGA